Proteins from one Mycobacterium sp. HUMS_12744610 genomic window:
- a CDS encoding cobalamin-dependent protein (Presence of a B(12) (cobalamin)-binding domain implies dependence on cobalamin itself, in one of its several forms, or in some unusual lineages, dependence on a cobalamin-like analog.), translated as MAVRILVAKPGLDGHDRGAKIVARTLRDAGFEVIYTGIRQRIEDIASIAVQEDVAVVGLSILSGAHLALTTRTIEALRAADAADIAVVVGGTIPHADVDKLLAAGAAAVFPTGTPLDVLVRDIRALTGTPQPASEESCASE; from the coding sequence ATGGCGGTTCGGATTCTGGTGGCCAAGCCCGGCCTGGACGGACACGATCGCGGTGCCAAGATCGTCGCGCGCACCCTGCGCGACGCAGGCTTCGAGGTCATCTACACCGGCATCCGGCAACGCATCGAGGACATCGCCTCCATCGCCGTCCAAGAAGACGTCGCCGTCGTGGGTCTGAGCATCCTCTCGGGTGCACACCTGGCGCTGACCACCCGCACCATCGAGGCCCTGCGCGCCGCCGATGCCGCCGACATCGCCGTCGTCGTCGGCGGCACCATCCCCCACGCCGACGTCGACAAACTACTGGCCGCCGGCGCCGCCGCGGTCTTCCCCACCGGCACACCGCTGGACGTACTGGTCCGCGACATCCGCGCCCTGACTGGAACCCCCCAACCCGCATCGGAGGAATCGTGCGCGTCGGAGTGA